The following proteins come from a genomic window of Alphaproteobacteria bacterium:
- a CDS encoding class I SAM-dependent methyltransferase — MNSFQKELGEAAKKCGVVLPSYDKDQRIETLNNKGCMDPNPDSISLEFIKFCGTARRKINVLEIGPAYGNTAITISADQKFNGTYTVVDTSEDHINIIRERYRAKHPNGRFMEYIVGSFPVCFQGVEPHRRYDAILMAHVLHFYQEDVLDAIQACYKLLKKGGRAYIIAKAPYSIKYQSFIPVFEKRLKDKNCKFPGLVDNMAAFVNLATVSKQKLKTLQGCKFQFFDKDILKKWFENVGFRTIFCQELSLNFVSDMWEAPQGYKGREEVGIIAEKS, encoded by the coding sequence ATGAACTCTTTTCAAAAAGAGCTCGGTGAAGCGGCGAAAAAATGTGGAGTTGTTTTGCCGTCTTATGACAAAGATCAGCGGATAGAAACACTGAATAATAAAGGATGTATGGATCCAAATCCTGATTCAATAAGTTTAGAGTTTATAAAATTTTGTGGGACCGCACGAAGAAAAATCAATGTTTTGGAGATTGGTCCTGCTTATGGCAATACGGCTATAACTATTTCTGCAGATCAAAAATTTAACGGAACTTACACCGTCGTTGATACCTCTGAAGACCATATAAATATCATAAGAGAGCGTTATCGCGCTAAACATCCCAATGGTCGATTCATGGAGTATATCGTAGGATCTTTTCCTGTATGTTTCCAAGGTGTGGAGCCGCATCGTCGTTATGATGCTATTTTAATGGCACATGTTTTACATTTTTATCAAGAAGATGTTCTTGACGCAATTCAAGCGTGTTATAAACTTTTAAAAAAGGGAGGTAGGGCGTATATTATTGCAAAAGCACCTTATTCTATAAAATATCAGTCATTTATTCCTGTTTTTGAAAAAAGACTAAAGGATAAAAATTGCAAGTTTCCTGGGCTTGTTGATAATATGGCGGCATTTGTTAATCTAGCAACCGTTTCAAAGCAAAAATTAAAAACGCTTCAAGGGTGCAAATTTCAATTTTTTGATAAGGATATTTTAAAAAAGTGGTTTGAAAACGTTGGATTTAGGACCATCTTTTGTCAGGAGCTGTCTTTAAACTTTGTCTCTGATATGTGGGAAGCGCCACAAGGCTATAAAGGTCGTGAGGAAGTGGGAATTATTGCAGAAAAGTCATGA
- the ychF gene encoding redox-regulated ATPase YchF: MGFKCGIVGLPNVGKSTLFNALMKTVKAQSENYPFCTIEPNTGIVAVPDERLQKISSISKSEKTLPTSLEIVDIAGLVRGAHKGEGLGNKFLSHIRSVDAIIHVVRCFDDPNIIHVDDSVDPIRDIETIETELMLADLESCERQKDSIMKKAKSGDKEAKERLQLLEEALAQLQNGQKATNSSLDLITAKPVLFVCNSIEAQINEHVKRVQEYASKSSAPVIVLCAKTEAELCALTEEEKQEFLEAIGLSQSGLDRVIQEGYKLLALITYFTSGPKETRAWTVQKHTKAPQAASKIHTDIERGFIRAEVMSYEDFVAYNGETGVKNAGKLRVEGKEYEVKDGDIIYFRFNV; encoded by the coding sequence ATGGGATTTAAATGCGGCATCGTAGGCTTACCAAATGTAGGAAAATCAACACTTTTTAATGCATTAATGAAAACCGTCAAGGCGCAATCTGAAAATTATCCATTTTGCACAATAGAACCTAATACGGGCATTGTTGCTGTGCCGGATGAAAGGCTTCAAAAAATCTCCTCTATCAGCAAGTCAGAAAAAACACTCCCAACATCCTTGGAAATTGTTGATATTGCGGGACTTGTGCGAGGCGCGCATAAAGGCGAAGGATTGGGAAATAAATTTTTGTCCCATATTCGCAGCGTTGATGCCATTATCCATGTTGTACGATGTTTTGATGATCCAAATATCATCCATGTAGATGATTCTGTAGATCCAATAAGGGATATTGAAACCATTGAAACTGAGCTTATGCTTGCAGACTTAGAATCATGCGAACGCCAAAAAGATAGTATTATGAAAAAAGCTAAGTCTGGCGACAAAGAAGCAAAAGAACGATTGCAATTATTAGAAGAAGCGCTCGCGCAACTCCAAAATGGCCAAAAAGCAACAAATAGCTCACTGGATCTCATCACAGCAAAGCCTGTGTTATTTGTATGCAACTCAATTGAAGCGCAAATCAATGAACATGTGAAACGTGTTCAGGAATATGCTTCAAAATCCAGCGCACCTGTAATTGTTTTATGCGCAAAAACAGAAGCGGAGCTATGCGCACTGACAGAAGAAGAAAAGCAAGAGTTTTTGGAAGCAATAGGACTATCTCAAAGCGGTTTGGATCGCGTAATTCAAGAAGGATATAAATTACTAGCTCTTATCACTTATTTCACATCTGGCCCTAAAGAAACACGCGCATGGACAGTGCAGAAACACACCAAAGCACCACAGGCAGCGAGCAAGATTCATACAGATATTGAACGCGGATTTATCCGAGCTGAAGTCATGTCATATGAAGATTTCGTTGCATATAATGGTGAAACCGGCGTGAAGAATGCTGGAAAATTGAGAGTGGAAGGTAAAGAGTATGAAGTGAAAGATGGAGATATTATTTATTTTAGGTTTAATGTATGA
- a CDS encoding 23S rRNA (pseudouridine(1915)-N(3))-methyltransferase RlmH, with product MIKLISTGKKSCPDFNAYTKRINQWKLQILTYNKAPRYLELIEPKKEKIVLLDERGKHMTSVQFSEFLEPNENLCFIVGAATGFPKELFSVPHQKISLSSMTFPHELARILLIEQIYRAQQILRNHPYHKD from the coding sequence GTGATCAAACTCATCTCCACAGGCAAAAAGTCCTGTCCTGATTTTAATGCATACACCAAGCGCATCAATCAATGGAAACTCCAAATCCTCACCTACAACAAAGCACCAAGATATCTTGAGTTAATTGAACCAAAGAAAGAAAAAATTGTTTTGCTGGATGAGCGTGGTAAACATATGACCTCCGTGCAATTTTCTGAATTTTTAGAACCCAATGAAAATCTATGTTTTATCGTAGGCGCTGCAACAGGCTTCCCAAAAGAATTGTTCTCTGTTCCGCATCAAAAAATTTCACTCTCCTCTATGACGTTTCCACATGAACTTGCTCGCATTCTACTAATTGAGCAAATCTACCGCGCGCAGCAAATATTGCGAAACCATCCATATCATAAAGACTAG
- a CDS encoding DUF2608 domain-containing protein, with protein sequence MVIRCKNWEEIPSHAQDWVLLDLNHVLFEGKDLALSHRCQGIRHAYKKKWRNEGTYVKHWGNLLRQWRFKLMHPNIPHWIENWKRDGHTVLGLTSHPTGAFGKVKDIGKERLRPLKEFGIEMSQEFRNYIFKNLPFPHPEFKSGVLLSGQQLKGIVLSNFFKRVMRCKNLPKHILFVDDQKSNLESVKKCCEIWKIGFTGILYKPARDHIEINPEMIRAQFDEFERTGIWKGDQMVAEERG encoded by the coding sequence ATGGTTATAAGATGCAAAAATTGGGAGGAAATTCCATCCCATGCGCAGGATTGGGTTTTATTGGATTTAAACCATGTTCTGTTCGAGGGTAAAGATTTGGCACTTTCTCACAGATGCCAAGGTATAAGACATGCTTATAAGAAGAAATGGAGAAATGAAGGGACATATGTGAAGCATTGGGGGAATTTGTTGAGACAATGGCGGTTTAAGTTGATGCATCCAAATATCCCGCATTGGATTGAAAATTGGAAGCGAGATGGGCATACGGTCTTAGGTTTGACATCCCATCCAACAGGTGCTTTTGGTAAGGTGAAGGATATTGGGAAAGAGCGTTTACGACCTCTTAAAGAATTTGGCATAGAAATGTCTCAGGAATTCAGAAACTATATTTTTAAGAACTTGCCCTTTCCACACCCTGAATTTAAAAGCGGTGTTTTACTTTCAGGTCAGCAATTAAAAGGTATTGTATTATCAAACTTCTTTAAGCGCGTTATGCGATGTAAAAATTTGCCAAAACATATTTTGTTTGTAGATGACCAAAAATCGAATCTTGAGAGCGTGAAAAAATGCTGTGAGATTTGGAAAATTGGATTTACAGGGATTTTATATAAACCTGCGCGAGATCATATAGAAATTAACCCAGAAATGATTCGCGCGCAGTTTGATGAGTTTGAAAGGACAGGGATTTGGAAGGGCGATCAGATGGTCGCAGAGGAGCGGGGGTGA
- a CDS encoding phosphatidylcholine/phosphatidylserine synthase — MKFKKRVARLRQKQKEIKLRNLIPNFITLISLCLGLTAIRVSFEGLFEKAIILILIAGVMDFLDGKTARLLKVKSKLGAYLDSLVDMVSFGVAPMFVMYNFALSAHQKVGWTVCLYFSVCMALRLARFNAMIDEDAPNVERQYFFGVPAPMGGYIISIPLLLFLETEWEFLKNFSLNFVLIWGTGALMISKLPVFSFKYVQFSKQQLKILVFVFLSSLPFFYTHLYLMLGLIGVLSIASIPISFNYYKKNHNENLY, encoded by the coding sequence ATGAAATTTAAGAAGCGAGTTGCGCGACTTAGGCAAAAACAAAAAGAGATCAAGCTCCGCAATTTGATTCCAAATTTTATTACACTCATTTCTTTGTGTTTAGGATTAACGGCTATTCGTGTATCTTTCGAGGGTTTATTTGAGAAGGCAATTATTTTGATTTTAATTGCGGGTGTGATGGATTTTTTGGATGGCAAAACCGCCAGATTGCTAAAGGTCAAAAGTAAGTTAGGCGCTTATTTAGATTCTTTGGTTGATATGGTGAGCTTTGGTGTGGCGCCAATGTTTGTTATGTACAATTTTGCATTATCAGCACATCAAAAAGTTGGTTGGACTGTTTGTTTGTATTTTTCGGTTTGTATGGCATTAAGATTGGCTCGTTTTAACGCTATGATAGATGAAGATGCGCCAAATGTTGAAAGACAATATTTTTTCGGCGTTCCTGCACCTATGGGTGGATATATTATTTCCATTCCTTTGTTATTGTTTTTAGAAACTGAATGGGAATTCTTGAAAAACTTTTCATTAAACTTTGTTCTTATTTGGGGAACAGGCGCCTTAATGATATCAAAGCTTCCTGTTTTTTCATTCAAATATGTACAATTTTCAAAACAGCAATTAAAAATTCTCGTTTTTGTGTTTTTAAGCTCTTTGCCGTTTTTCTATACACATCTTTATTTGATGCTAGGCTTGATAGGGGTGCTGAGTATAGCATCGATTCCTATTAGCTTCAATTACTATAAGAAAAATCACAACGAAAATTTATATTAA
- a CDS encoding phosphatidylserine decarboxylase family protein has product MTIHKEGRVFVILGAICTVYAFLEVKPFFYPLFIITIWIFYFFRNPQPHLPVNEKVMVSPASGKVVLIQDVVPPKDYDLGDGPVTRVSIFLNIFDVHVNRSPVTGTILKTIYKKGQFLNAAFDRASEVNESNTTVIEYKGKKMAVKQIAGVIARRIVCSVEEGQGVEKGEELGIIRFGSRVDLYFHKVVKPYIQVGQKVRVGETAIYEI; this is encoded by the coding sequence ATGACGATTCATAAAGAGGGTCGCGTTTTTGTTATTTTAGGCGCGATTTGTACAGTTTATGCTTTTTTGGAAGTAAAACCATTTTTTTATCCCTTGTTTATTATAACAATTTGGATTTTCTATTTTTTCAGAAATCCACAACCACATTTGCCTGTCAATGAAAAAGTTATGGTAAGTCCTGCTTCTGGAAAAGTTGTGCTGATTCAAGATGTTGTCCCACCAAAAGATTACGATCTAGGCGATGGACCCGTTACACGTGTAAGTATTTTTCTCAACATTTTTGATGTGCATGTAAATCGCTCTCCTGTTACAGGAACAATTTTAAAAACGATCTATAAAAAAGGTCAATTTTTGAATGCTGCTTTTGATAGGGCTAGTGAGGTGAATGAAAGTAACACCACAGTGATTGAATATAAAGGCAAGAAGATGGCTGTAAAACAGATTGCAGGCGTTATTGCTAGGCGTATCGTATGCTCGGTTGAAGAAGGGCAGGGCGTTGAAAAGGGTGAAGAGTTGGGAATTATACGCTTTGGAAGTCGTGTGGATTTGTATTTTCACAAAGTTGTTAAGCCATATATTCAAGTTGGACAAAAAGTGCGCGTAGGAGAAACGGCGATTTATGAAATTTAA
- a CDS encoding ATP-binding cassette domain-containing protein encodes MELIKFSKVSFGYPNFPYLLSHFDFSIHHGDYYYLTGRNGAGKTTFLKLIYGEEQPILGDLFVFGVNTKLMNEAELASIRQNIGIVFQDSKLIPHLTLCENIALPLQILGEYKKSAMEKAKALLDWVDMSYEYAKKPDEISDGQKKRVCIARAVITKPLIILADEPTANLDIENSQKIMKLLETVNQNGTPIVCVTHHENIIEWYPHPKILLDKGILFFESKVKKKKTA; translated from the coding sequence ATGGAACTTATAAAATTCTCAAAAGTTAGTTTTGGCTATCCTAATTTCCCTTATCTGTTGAGTCACTTTGATTTTTCTATACATCATGGTGATTATTATTATCTGACCGGTCGAAATGGGGCAGGAAAAACAACATTTTTGAAACTCATATATGGTGAAGAACAACCTATTCTTGGAGATCTATTTGTATTTGGCGTGAATACAAAACTTATGAACGAAGCAGAGCTTGCATCTATTCGTCAAAACATTGGTATTGTTTTTCAAGATTCAAAACTGATTCCACATCTCACCCTTTGCGAAAATATCGCCCTCCCCTTGCAAATTTTAGGTGAATATAAAAAATCTGCTATGGAAAAAGCAAAAGCACTTCTCGACTGGGTAGATATGTCATATGAATATGCAAAAAAACCTGACGAAATATCGGACGGCCAAAAAAAACGGGTTTGTATCGCAAGAGCAGTCATCACAAAACCGCTTATCATCTTGGCCGATGAACCAACGGCCAATTTAGATATTGAAAATTCACAAAAAATTATGAAACTACTTGAAACCGTTAATCAAAACGGCACACCTATCGTATGCGTTACACATCATGAAAATATCATCGAATGGTACCCTCACCCCAAAATCCTTTTAGATAAAGGCATTTTATTCTTTGAAAGCAAAGTAAAGAAAAAAAAGACTGCGTAA
- a CDS encoding 30S ribosomal protein S1, whose amino-acid sequence MEQELNFEELLNSIPKSGKNFEGFLTKGTIVDIRDDMAVVDAGLKAEGRVSLANIKKFEKREDIKVGDVIDVYVERLENNLGDIVLSVEKANREKVWLKLENAMKDGTSITGVIYAFVKAGFSVNIDGVVGFLPKSQLDVRPIKDTQEILNVPLEFKIIKVDRARNNVVVSRRAHLEDERADARMQFVQDLEENQIVEGVVKNITDYGAFVDLGGVDGLLHVIDISWKRINHPSDVLKVGDTIKVKVIRFNKETGRISLGMKQLGQDPWLEIKDSLKIGDEVTGEITNLTDYGAFVQLEPGIEGLIYITEISWTKKNAHPAEFLKQNQKVKVKIMDVDLEKKRVSLSYKRCLPNPWQAYLEAHPAGTVVKGQVKNVTEFGIFVSLTPELDGMVNLLDLETAHKNTANATEMYQKGQEIEVVVLDVSPEKERISLGLKKNESKDTVVKKESAKAD is encoded by the coding sequence ATGGAACAAGAACTAAATTTTGAAGAATTATTGAATTCAATCCCTAAAAGCGGAAAAAACTTTGAAGGCTTCCTAACGAAAGGAACTATTGTAGATATCAGAGACGATATGGCCGTTGTAGATGCTGGTCTCAAAGCTGAAGGCAGAGTATCTCTTGCAAATATTAAAAAATTTGAAAAGCGCGAAGATATTAAAGTTGGAGATGTGATCGACGTGTACGTTGAACGCCTAGAAAATAATCTTGGCGATATCGTTTTGAGCGTTGAAAAAGCAAACCGTGAAAAAGTATGGCTTAAACTTGAAAACGCTATGAAAGATGGAACAAGCATCACAGGTGTAATTTACGCCTTTGTAAAAGCTGGTTTTTCTGTAAACATTGATGGTGTTGTTGGATTCTTGCCTAAGAGTCAACTTGACGTAAGACCAATTAAAGATACGCAAGAGATTCTCAATGTTCCGCTTGAATTCAAAATTATTAAAGTAGACCGCGCTCGTAACAATGTTGTTGTATCAAGGCGCGCTCATCTAGAAGATGAAAGAGCGGATGCGCGCATGCAATTTGTTCAAGATCTCGAAGAAAATCAAATAGTTGAAGGTGTGGTGAAAAATATCACAGATTACGGTGCATTCGTAGATCTTGGGGGTGTTGATGGTCTATTGCACGTTATTGATATTTCCTGGAAGAGAATCAACCATCCATCTGATGTATTAAAAGTTGGAGACACAATTAAGGTAAAGGTTATTCGCTTCAATAAAGAGACAGGAAGAATTTCTCTTGGTATGAAACAACTTGGACAAGATCCTTGGCTTGAAATTAAAGATTCGCTGAAAATTGGCGATGAGGTAACAGGTGAGATTACAAACCTAACTGACTATGGCGCATTCGTTCAGCTAGAGCCAGGTATCGAAGGCTTAATTTACATTACAGAAATTAGCTGGACAAAGAAAAATGCTCATCCTGCTGAGTTTTTGAAACAAAATCAAAAAGTAAAAGTAAAAATTATGGATGTAGATTTAGAGAAAAAACGCGTTAGCTTAAGTTATAAGCGCTGTCTTCCTAACCCATGGCAAGCCTATCTTGAGGCACATCCAGCAGGCACTGTAGTAAAAGGGCAGGTAAAAAATGTAACTGAATTCGGTATATTCGTTTCACTTACGCCTGAATTGGATGGAATGGTTAATCTTCTTGATTTAGAGACTGCACATAAAAACACAGCTAATGCAACGGAAATGTATCAAAAAGGGCAAGAAATTGAGGTAGTTGTATTGGATGTAAGTCCTGAAAAAGAACGCATCAGCCTTGGTTTAAAAAAAAATGAATCAAAAGACACTGTAGTAAAAAAAGAGTCTGCAAAAGCTGATTAA
- the lnt gene encoding apolipoprotein N-acyltransferase: protein MSIYYLLFGAILGSAFNIFEGIEMSSASTVLALIGLIGLNQLPKTYKGFYLFGIAFHTVSLFWVGQSLNFAKYTIGVDLSFFVPFVSFAISLILALQFPIALRVGGRKYWIIPFMLLDLVRSFSSLLFPWNFIGYTATLWLSSLRFVGVIGMSAYTLLLSQIKDFPKKIQFGFLGLSCVLIVDHYFYQRIEFQRSPYTVKIVQTNFSRDTKILEDHTDEIMELSLKGDRVAFIVWPESSVLNCLYSYPELRGKISQIIPEGTQLLLGHLRIETGLHVCVSALDHIGDIVSTYDKQYLVPFGEYTPLSWIPRLSHGTRSCEPGIFKNVLNTIPKAAPLICYETAFPYLLKSYRDAKWIVAVSNDAWFGISNGPYQHFHLARCRAIEEKKPFVRSVNAGVSGLIAPNGRVLAHIPFRETGVVDTFLVF from the coding sequence ATGAGTATTTATTACCTGCTTTTTGGCGCAATTTTAGGTAGTGCTTTTAATATATTTGAAGGCATTGAGATGTCATCCGCTAGCACAGTTTTAGCTCTTATAGGTTTGATTGGTCTGAATCAATTACCCAAAACTTACAAAGGGTTTTACTTATTTGGTATTGCGTTTCATACAGTAAGTTTATTTTGGGTAGGGCAATCACTGAATTTTGCCAAATATACTATTGGTGTTGATCTTAGTTTTTTTGTCCCATTTGTGAGCTTTGCTATAAGTTTAATTTTAGCGCTTCAATTTCCTATTGCTTTGAGGGTAGGTGGCCGAAAATACTGGATAATTCCATTTATGCTATTAGATTTAGTGCGGTCATTTAGCAGTTTGTTGTTTCCGTGGAATTTTATTGGTTATACTGCGACTTTGTGGCTATCGAGCTTGAGGTTTGTTGGTGTTATTGGAATGTCTGCTTATACGCTACTTTTAAGCCAAATAAAAGATTTTCCAAAAAAGATTCAATTTGGTTTTTTAGGCTTATCTTGTGTTTTGATAGTAGATCATTATTTTTATCAGCGCATAGAATTTCAGCGATCTCCTTATACCGTGAAAATTGTGCAAACAAATTTCTCCCGAGACACAAAGATATTAGAAGATCACACAGATGAAATTATGGAACTTTCATTAAAAGGTGATAGGGTAGCATTTATCGTATGGCCAGAATCATCAGTCTTAAACTGCTTATATAGTTATCCAGAATTGCGTGGTAAAATTTCTCAAATTATTCCAGAAGGCACTCAATTGCTTTTAGGGCACTTGCGTATTGAAACAGGTCTGCACGTATGTGTTTCTGCTTTGGATCATATAGGAGATATTGTGTCGACTTATGATAAGCAGTATTTAGTGCCATTTGGTGAGTATACACCTCTTTCATGGATTCCAAGATTATCGCATGGAACGCGTTCATGTGAGCCAGGTATATTTAAAAATGTGCTAAATACTATACCTAAAGCTGCGCCCCTGATATGTTATGAAACAGCTTTTCCTTATTTGCTGAAGAGTTATCGAGATGCCAAATGGATTGTAGCTGTATCAAATGATGCATGGTTTGGGATATCAAATGGTCCTTATCAGCATTTTCACCTTGCAAGGTGTAGGGCGATTGAAGAGAAAAAGCCATTTGTAAGAAGTGTGAATGCAGGGGTATCAGGGCTTATTGCCCCAAATGGGCGTGTGTTGGCTCATATCCCATTCCGGGAAACAGGAGTTGTTGACACTTTTCTTGTGTTTTAA
- the trpS gene encoding tryptophan--tRNA ligase, whose product MKIVSGIRPTGVLHIGNYFGAIQNWLTLQGNAECLFFMADLHALTTDQGQDIQKSTYDTAALYLACGIKPGSIFIQSHIQEHTELAWILACHTSMGWLNRMTQFKEKASNKEKANLGLYAYPTLMAADVLLYDATHVPVGEDQKQHVELARDIAISMNSKYKHDIFTVPEPMIQKMGARIMSLRHADQKMGKSNASDYERINLLDSDELIIEKVKKATSDSFPTLPETMNELEDRPAVKNLYTIYAMSMKFTMEQTVKYFEGKNFAFLKKELSDALINVVGPIREKAKTYQEDRASVTKVLEEGREKAQIKASKMVKGIKDILKL is encoded by the coding sequence ATGAAAATTGTTTCAGGGATACGACCAACTGGTGTTTTGCATATAGGAAATTATTTTGGCGCAATACAAAACTGGTTAACACTTCAAGGTAACGCAGAGTGTTTGTTTTTTATGGCGGATTTACATGCCTTAACAACAGATCAAGGGCAAGATATTCAAAAAAGCACTTATGATACAGCAGCGCTTTATTTGGCATGCGGTATTAAACCTGGGTCTATTTTTATTCAAAGTCATATACAGGAGCATACTGAGCTTGCGTGGATTTTAGCATGTCATACATCTATGGGTTGGTTGAATCGCATGACACAATTTAAGGAGAAAGCCTCCAATAAAGAAAAAGCGAATTTAGGGCTATACGCTTATCCAACACTTATGGCGGCTGATGTGTTGTTATATGATGCAACGCATGTGCCTGTTGGTGAGGATCAAAAGCAGCACGTAGAGTTGGCACGTGATATTGCGATTAGTATGAATAGCAAATATAAGCATGATATTTTCACGGTTCCAGAGCCGATGATTCAAAAAATGGGCGCGCGAATTATGAGTTTACGGCATGCAGACCAAAAAATGGGCAAATCGAATGCATCAGATTATGAGCGTATCAATTTACTGGATTCAGATGAGTTGATTATTGAAAAAGTTAAAAAAGCTACATCTGACTCTTTTCCTACTCTGCCAGAAACTATGAATGAATTAGAAGATCGTCCGGCAGTGAAAAATTTATACACCATTTATGCAATGTCGATGAAATTTACGATGGAGCAGACTGTTAAGTATTTTGAAGGAAAAAACTTCGCATTCTTAAAAAAAGAGCTATCTGATGCTTTGATAAATGTGGTAGGGCCAATTCGCGAAAAAGCTAAAACCTATCAAGAAGACAGAGCGAGTGTAACAAAGGTTTTGGAAGAGGGTCGTGAAAAGGCTCAAATCAAAGCAAGTAAAATGGTGAAAGGCATCAAAGATATTTTAAAGTTATGA
- a CDS encoding 30S ribosomal protein S21 has translation MLVNVYENDVDQALRALKKKMQRNGINYDMKRIRHYEKPSERKKRRKEESMRKLMKRKRQEKAFVS, from the coding sequence ATGCTCGTTAACGTTTACGAAAATGACGTTGATCAAGCTTTGCGCGCATTAAAAAAGAAAATGCAACGCAATGGTATCAATTATGATATGAAGCGCATTCGTCATTATGAAAAACCTTCAGAACGCAAGAAGCGTCGCAAAGAAGAATCCATGAGAAAACTCATGAAACGCAAGAGACAGGAAAAAGCTTTCGTATCTTAA
- the dnaX gene encoding DNA polymerase III subunit gamma/tau — protein sequence MFALKYRPKKLAEVKGQETTVETLKNSLKTNRLPHAIVLSGIRGIGKTTLARIIGKALNCENLQDGDACLECASCKAFEQDAHLDIIEIDAASHTGVDNMRELIQSSQYKAVTGKSKVFIIDEAHMLSKSAFNALLKTLEEPPAHTYFILATTEIHKIPATILSRCMHLNLSPFSALQIQEHLERVLKQEGIPFEPDALNEIVMASSGSMRDALTLLNQIVIFNQNVSKESVHNVVSLTSEDQILTVLDLLFQGNVEGALEIVHKNTKDTTVFLQQIMDAMYSLICEKQNIRTGLIHKELVEKIKEHLDLPTLFQIWHLLHDGYQELVESPLKSQTLDMILMRIVYVDDFVKKKA from the coding sequence ATGTTTGCATTAAAGTATAGACCTAAAAAATTAGCCGAGGTTAAAGGACAGGAAACAACGGTTGAAACGCTTAAAAACTCTTTAAAAACAAATCGCTTACCTCACGCAATTGTCTTATCCGGTATACGCGGGATCGGAAAAACCACCCTCGCCCGCATCATTGGAAAAGCACTTAATTGCGAAAACCTTCAAGACGGTGATGCATGCTTAGAATGCGCTTCTTGCAAAGCGTTTGAGCAAGATGCGCATCTTGATATTATTGAAATCGATGCTGCTAGCCATACGGGTGTGGATAACATGCGTGAGCTCATTCAATCTAGCCAATATAAAGCGGTAACAGGAAAATCGAAAGTCTTTATTATTGACGAAGCACACATGCTTTCTAAAAGCGCATTTAATGCCTTGTTAAAAACCTTAGAAGAACCTCCTGCGCATACATATTTTATTTTAGCCACAACAGAAATTCATAAAATCCCTGCAACAATTCTTTCACGTTGTATGCATTTGAATTTATCCCCATTCTCAGCTTTGCAAATTCAAGAACATCTTGAACGCGTTTTGAAGCAGGAGGGCATTCCATTTGAGCCTGATGCATTAAACGAAATTGTAATGGCGTCTTCAGGCTCTATGCGTGATGCCTTAACGCTTTTAAATCAAATTGTCATTTTCAATCAAAATGTTTCTAAAGAAAGCGTTCATAACGTTGTTTCCTTGACCTCTGAAGATCAAATTCTGACAGTTTTAGACTTGCTTTTCCAAGGTAATGTTGAAGGTGCGCTAGAAATTGTTCACAAAAATACTAAGGACACAACGGTGTTTTTGCAACAGATTATGGATGCTATGTATAGCCTCATCTGTGAAAAACAAAACATCAGAACAGGATTAATCCACAAAGAGCTTGTGGAAAAAATTAAAGAACATTTAGATCTCCCTACACTCTTCCAAATCTGGCATCTCTTGCATGATGGTTATCAAGAACTTGTAGAATCTCCATTGAAATCACAGACCTTAGACATGATTCTGATGCGCATCGTTTACGTGGATGATTTCGTAAAAAAAAAAGCTTAA